The sequence TTGATTGACGTTAAACTAATATATGTACTTATTTAATACATCAGTCAAGAGTTTCAGAAATGTCAAAAGTATGGTGCCTTTTCTGTTTGCTAGTTCCGAATAGAGCACAAGAATATTTATTAGCTTGGACAAAATCAACATCGATAAGTCAGAGATTATAACGACGTCTCATATGGACAACAAAAAATAACAatctattgtttttttatttaatcattttaaatttgcATGTGGTGATGCCACGTCCGTGGCGACTATAAATATGTTACTCGAGCGTTCTCAGTTCTCTCATCATCTCATAAACCATATTGAGTAATAGTTAATAAATATGGATATGTATTTTACGCAAGTTTGTTTATGGACGACGCTTCTCGCCGTCGTGCTGACTTGGGCAATATTCCATGTCAGCAACCGGAAGAAGAAGTCAACCAAGCTGGTTGATACGGCAGCCCAGGAGAGAACGTACGGTGGTCCAGACGTCATCATCGTCGGAGCTGGTGTCGGCGGCTCAGCTCTCGCCTATGCTCTTGCTAAGGTAATTAACATTGGCGTGACAGTTAAACGTCCAAGTATTAAATCGGCATCACGCTTTCGTAAACTATTTTCTTATTCTATTTGTACGTGAACAGTCGAATAATAACTTTTTACACCATATACTTGCGACTGGAACTAACACTCGGATATATTGATTTTGTGTTAAAGGACGGACGTCGAGTACATGTGATAGAGAGGGACATGAGCGAACCAGTGAGAATGATGGGTGAGTTTATGCAACCTGGAGGACGACTCATGCTAGCTAAGCTTGGCCTACAAGGTCTGTCTCCGCTTCACTTACATCTACGTGCATATACAATATACATATTGTCTCTTTGTTTGCTAATCAAAATTATCCGTCTGTATATATAGATTGTTTGGAAGAAATCGATGCACAGAAAGCCACAGGCTTAGCACTTTATAAGGACGGGGAAAAAGCCGTCATACCTTTTCCGGTGGAGGACAACAATTTTCCTTATGAACCTACTGGTCGATCTTTTCATAATGGCCGTTTTGTCCAGCGGCTGCGCCAAAAAGCCTCTCCTCTCCCTAAGTATGTATCCCTTTATTcactattttactatatattatgTTACGAATTACACAGAAATGTGTAACTGATTTCAATCGAACGTATAGGAAACATGACACATTCGACAcgctattaattaatttttataacgcGAACTAAacccaaaataagttttatttataagtgattaaatcaaatatatatatataaaaactgaaTCACAATCCTTTTCCCTTACTATCTGATACTGAGAAATTTACCAATAAACGTTTACAAATGtctttttctataaaataaaaattcgcGAGACACAAACTAAAATGTTTCTGAAAATTTGGATACTTCATAAGCCCTTTGTCAGAAAAAAGGATACTTCATCTTGGTTCAATCAGTTAAGTTGGTTATCTCGCTATGCTACAACAATATGCAATACCTATTGAATATTGTATTTAGAATAATTGCATGTATTATATTACAGTCGGTTTTTGGAGGGCAGAGTTTAGCCAACAGAATTTGACAGTGGTTGTAAGGAGAGGTCTGGTCCTAACGACAATAATTTAAACTACAAGGGTGTACTGACCTTCGGATCCAAAACCTATTTAGgcattcgattttttttttcgacaTTCCTTTTGCTTTTGCCTTGAAAATAACATATTAGTAGCCAGTtcctaaaatttatatatatactacgaTACTTGACAATAGCATTGATGTTCCTTAATTATAACATTGATTTATATACCAAAAATTGATTGGCAGTGTGAAGCTGGAAGAAGGGACGGTAAAATCTTTGATTGAAGAAAATGGAATGATCAAAGGAGTGACATACAAGAACAGTTCAGGTGAAGAAACGATGCTATTTGCACCACTCACTGTGGTATGCGACGGTTGCTTCTCCAACCTTCGTCGGTCTGTTAACGATAATGATGTGAGTTTAGCTTTAAACAGACTAGACTTCAATCTTATACTTAAAAGTTAATCTGATAAAACTGATCATGTTATTGACTTTGATTTATATTCAGCTAGTTCGTAAGCATCTCTactgttttaactttttattatataggcGGAGGTTATGTCGTACCAAGTTGGTTTCATATCAAAGAACTGTCAGCTCGAAGAACCCGGATACTTACACTTGGTAATGGCTAAACCATCCTTCACCATGGTGTATCAGATAAGCAGCACTGACGTTCGTTGTAGTGTGGAGATTTTACCCGGAAAAATTCCTTCTATTGCGAATGGTGAAATGACCAACTTTTTGAGAAACACTATGGCTCCTCAGGTACTCATTAGGCTGATGATCTTATATCTGATCATTTTgaagtaactatatatattaactaaCTTGATGTTACTGTTACATAGATATGTCATATATACTCACAATCTAACATTTAAAACCAGTCCATGGGTCCAGTTTAACATCTCTTTAACACTTACTTATCAGGTACCTCAAAATCTCcgcaaaatatttttgaaaggGATCAATGAGGGGGCACAAATAAAAGTGATGCCATTAAAGCGCATGTCAGCTACTTTGAGCAATAAGAAAGGTGTGATTGTGCTGGGAGATGCATTTAACATGCGTCATCCAGCAATCGCGTCTGGAATGATGGTTTTACTATCTGACATTCTCATATTACGTCGCCTTCTCCAGCCATTGGAATACCTCGGTGATGTAAACAAAGTCTCAGAAGTTATCAAGTCCTTTTATGTTATCCGAAAGGTTAGCATACGTCACGTACTAAGCTAAAACatgaaaatctaaaaaaactatttataacaACCTCAACAAAATTTTGGAAATGTTACATGATTTTGTACGATGCAGCCAATGTCAGCGACGGTGAACACACTAGGGAATGCATTTTCTCAAGTGCTGATTGCATCGACGGACGAAGCAAAAGAGGCAATGCGACAAAGCTGCTATGATTACCTCTCCAGTGGTGGCTATGGCTCGTCCGGCTTGATGGCTCTACTCGGCGGCATGAACCCTCGTCCACTTTCTCTCATCTATCATCTATTCGTTGTTACTCTATCGGCCACTGGTCAACTGCTCTATCCATTTCCCTCCCCTCTTCGCATTTGGCATAGCGTCAGACTTTTTGGCGTAAGTCATTATATCTTTCTTTATACTGCTTTTTTTGTTTACTATGAAAGTTCCAAGTCTTACCACTCATAATCTTTCACATATTCAGCTCATAAATATTCGGACTTAGATAATAATCTTCCATCCCAAAAGTGATTTGAACCCGGGTGAAGGCCCAAAGTCAGCCTTTGCATATTCTATATAGAATTGTTTTTCGAAATTTTATGTCGGTCATTTTAGTTTACCGTTGCAATTTGACTTTTGGTGCAAGTCATTGTTTCTCTCCTTATAGTACATTTTTATGTAATTGTTTTGCTCATTAAAATTTGGCATTCTCTCTTAATTTAGTTGTCTTTGAAGATGCTGGTTCCTCATCTCAAAGCGGAAGGGGTTGGCCAGATGTTCTCTCCAGCATCTGCAGCCGCGTATCGCAAAAGCTATATGTCCGCAACCGCTCTCTAAGCATCGATGCTCTAAAACGCGAATAATATAATACCACATAGATCAGGAGCGAGAATCTATGCAATTGTTCATTTGTTAAAACTGTATTGCAGTGTGCTTACAATTATGTATTAATAAATAACTGGAAAATATCCGTCGGTATATTCTAAAGAAATAAAAGGATTGtaacaataataattaataaagagAATTTGCATTTGTTATAATTGTTTTGCAATGTGCTTACTGTTAATgtaatgtgatttcataaaaagaaaaGTTCACAAAAAACAGTTTTGATGTTAACAAAAAAACCCACCCCATctctttaaaacataatatgaaacaacataatatatatttcaaaattaataaaaaaaatattttatttatatcagTCTATTTTCTCAGATTCTTACAAAAGGTATTTTGATAACATATGCTAAAATATTACTGATGaactagaatttttttataattgcccCTATTgagatttttattcattttttcataattaattttgttaaatttttaattttgattgacattttctatatatattttttatcaaaagacttaaataaaaaatctaaattttttgatcaaagcAAATATACCACTAAAAATTCTTTGcggctttatatatatatatttttgcaacataatataactataaTAAGAGTACATAAAccaatatgaatttttatggtTAAGattatttagaatattttttattttatacatataaagtATAAAGTTACTtagaatttacaaaaaaaaacttttttgtaGATATTGATATCCGTTCatgagttttaaaatttctatcgATAATCTtcgtttataaaatttaatacttATCATCAATTCAGATTTTTCTACTATTTTTACAAATCCACAATTATCAAACTATACAAAAGAATTTATGAAATTATATGTACATATTTAAGATGAAAAACTGAACTAGtgcaataaataaaactaatcaAATTTTGTTTAACTAGAATCAAAAGTAATTTTAATTCGATTTGAAGAAATATGTGTAACTCAATGTAACCCACAAAATGAGCCGCATAAACAATGTAAATTACTATGCCTAAAATCAAAAGtataaatgcaaaaaaaaaaaaaaaaatctattgaagCACAAAATATACCCTAGTTAAACTTGGAGaagtaatataatttaatatatccAAGTAATAACCAAATCGACTTgatattatatatctaaattatatgtctaattaaaatcatataatattatttaaaataaatcatacataaattacaaaaaaaaattagaaataaatttaaaatataatttattttataatatatttattttataatatatttattttgtaatatatttattttgtaaaactttATATCCGTGTATGAGCACGAAAAAAACACCTAGTTATATGTAACTAGAAATACCATTCGGTATATTCTAAGCAAATAAAAGGATTGTTATAATTAACAGACTGTTCATTTGTTGAACGTTTGTGTAtggaatataatattttcaaatgcGCTATTCTATAGATTTCAAGCTAAATTAGGAGATGATTGGTCGGGTTGTAACTATAAAATTTAGTctgtaaaattttttatatttaactgTAAGGgatatacttttaaaatttattgtttcGGCAATAGATTTGCTACATCAAAAAAGATGGATCTTTAGAACGTAAAACTTTTACAGCTATTGTTCAATTTTTTGGATGTAGCTTTAAAAGCCAGTACAAAGCATGATTGGTGATTTAAAGCatgtagataaaaattaaagttaaactCAGGTCTTACATTCCAACCAATCACCCACTTAATAAGTTACTTTgaacaaatctttttttaaatacatatattaCTAGGTATAACATGCGCCTTGCACatgatgtgattattagttttgttatttttttaataaggagACATCAAATCTGTTTAATTTGGATACCGGTTCGGTTTTAGgttgttttttggtttttaatcttctaaaatatatctataattctaaatcaatatttattttggtttgttcggttcaaattattgatgtttttttttgttataaccaaaaattattattatttgtttggtttaaggttatatgaattttagatattCTTGATGTtgaaccaatggtttcatattgtaatttctaaacatataatAGTTAAAGAaatggaaaataaaattattaagacaaatcttTTCACTATAATTTGGTGGATAGCGAAAGAAgcattaaaagaatattttaactTTGAAGAGAATTAGATACTTTAGTTGTGgtgaatatttagttatataggTGTTCACGTTAATGTCCAAATGTATgtgtatataaaagtatataaaagtggttggtaaatatataaaaatattgttaatcaatattaaataacatttttatttaaaataacacatgaaatataaaatgcttaaaataaattaattaaatatgaaataagcCTAAACATTAGTGAATTTTCTTTCATATAAAGAAGATTAAATTGTATCCATAAATAGGAGTGAATATGGATCGAATATATGAGTATTTGGAAGTATTAGTGTTGAGTCGATCCGTAGCCACCCGGATATTCGGTGTCTCAGATATCCGgaaatttttagaatttttacgGATATCGGATTttatccgtaaataaaatatttttaaaaaaataaatgaaaaatcaaaaaataatataaaataataatatttcattacaaaaataaattattatttaactttttaaattctaatacctaatataataaattaaataatgaaaatatggtaaaaattatataaactatatatatatatatatgtatataacggATCGAATGGGATATCCGctcctaaaaatattagtatttgtgatttttttttacagatattgtattttattatttgatttgctttgtaggttacggatatccagattttttggtTCGAATCAAAAAGGGTaactaatcaaataaaaaatttacgA comes from Brassica rapa cultivar Chiifu-401-42 chromosome A02, CAAS_Brap_v3.01, whole genome shotgun sequence and encodes:
- the LOC103854873 gene encoding squalene epoxidase 5-like; amino-acid sequence: MDMYFTQVCLWTTLLAVVLTWAIFHVSNRKKKSTKLVDTAAQERTYGGPDVIIVGAGVGGSALAYALAKDGRRVHVIERDMSEPVRMMGEFMQPGGRLMLAKLGLQDCLEEIDAQKATGLALYKDGEKAVIPFPVEDNNFPYEPTGRSFHNGRFVQRLRQKASPLPNVKLEEGTVKSLIEENGMIKGVTYKNSSGEETMLFAPLTVVCDGCFSNLRRSVNDNDAEVMSYQVGFISKNCQLEEPGYLHLVMAKPSFTMVYQISSTDVRCSVEILPGKIPSIANGEMTNFLRNTMAPQVPQNLRKIFLKGINEGAQIKVMPLKRMSATLSNKKGVIVLGDAFNMRHPAIASGMMVLLSDILILRRLLQPLEYLGDVNKVSEVIKSFYVIRKPMSATVNTLGNAFSQVLIASTDEAKEAMRQSCYDYLSSGGYGSSGLMALLGGMNPRPLSLIYHLFVVTLSATGQLLYPFPSPLRIWHSVRLFGLSLKMLVPHLKAEGVGQMFSPASAAAYRKSYMSATAL